A section of the Paenibacillus yonginensis genome encodes:
- a CDS encoding LysR family transcriptional regulator, which translates to MEFLQLKYFQTVARLEHITKAAKELNVSQPSLSNSIQRLENRLGMPLFERHGRQIKLNAFGKTYLRRVEQAFLELEEAERELSDMAGLEHGVVSIAVSLPYVLPTLLKQFLTLHPHVRIIQRQLGSAAEIRSELENAEIDFCISSTPVAGPDIEWLTLAEEDLCLTVPKGHRFASRKSIALREAADEPFISLSARTNFREITDAFCRQAGFEPHVAFELEEVSAIQTLVEMGLGITFTLPLSLGNRALNPGTVQLQITEPRCQRTFGIAWNRKHYLSQAALHFREFAVEFFGGH; encoded by the coding sequence ATGGAGTTTCTACAGCTGAAATACTTTCAGACCGTCGCCCGGCTTGAACATATCACCAAAGCAGCCAAAGAATTAAACGTCTCGCAGCCTTCCCTAAGCAACTCCATTCAACGATTGGAAAACAGGCTGGGCATGCCGCTGTTTGAGCGGCACGGGCGGCAAATCAAGCTGAACGCCTTCGGGAAAACGTATCTGCGCAGGGTCGAGCAGGCCTTCCTCGAGCTTGAGGAAGCAGAACGCGAGCTGAGCGATATGGCCGGCCTGGAGCATGGCGTGGTCAGCATCGCCGTCTCGCTCCCTTACGTGCTGCCCACGCTGCTCAAGCAGTTTCTGACGCTGCATCCCCATGTGCGCATCATTCAGCGCCAGCTCGGCTCGGCGGCCGAAATCCGCAGTGAGCTGGAGAATGCCGAAATCGACTTCTGCATCTCTTCTACACCGGTGGCAGGCCCGGACATCGAATGGCTGACCCTTGCCGAAGAGGACTTGTGCCTCACCGTCCCCAAGGGGCACCGCTTCGCGTCCAGAAAGTCGATTGCCCTGCGGGAGGCCGCGGACGAACCCTTCATCTCGTTATCCGCCCGCACCAACTTCCGGGAAATCACGGATGCCTTCTGCCGCCAGGCCGGCTTCGAGCCGCATGTCGCCTTCGAGCTGGAGGAGGTCAGCGCCATCCAGACTCTGGTGGAGATGGGACTTGGGATTACCTTTACCCTGCCCCTTTCTTTAGGCAACCGGGCTCTTAATCCAGGCACCGTACAGCTGCAGATTACCGAGCCGCGCTGTCAGCGCACCTTCGGCATCGCTTGGAATCGGAAGCATTATTTATCCCAGGCAGCGCTGCATTTCCGGGAGTTTGCGGTGGAGTTTTTTGGGGGACATTAA
- a CDS encoding S-layer homology domain-containing protein, whose translation MYKYFKVVMSWMCVVLVFTGFIPANLFVGSAAAASGELIWPNPGAINLTKTAVPAGEQGKWKVTLTVEGKNIQTSSDVVLLIDKSSSMRDGSRMNSAKTAAKKFVDNLLIKDANTRIALVTFGTSAAKLSDFKGTDQKAALTTEISKISAGDYGRNIEYTNIQSGLREAGNLLQGSTADNKVIVLLSDGAPTRSYEAKSAEAFNWQGGEYDFRLSNFDYSSVKGSSGDYELPKKQQYTLTGANKKKYTVSDNGIPTLSEAKLIQDQGYGIYSIGLEVGKDEDAQYVLNNVQNRGYFSSNSSDLSKVFGELSSKISYAAQDATVIDPMGDMFNLVGDPVVSQGEIKWDKGKETFTWMIGNVIEGAPATLTYTVQMDQSKNPNPNNLYPTNGTTTISYTDVNGKETSKNFEVPQVSFGKGSIKVKGYHVNVEGKPVNAEGVVVDRPDLAEQFYNDPFSQNGQESLDIGKTYSVTAKEVKGYQLKTGVSPAEVTLTLKEPTQTVWFGYANMPNSLKVEYKAGETVLEQTQELLKVQGEAVDITARTFDGYRLKDVQLSSGSGLIVKADHVTGSMPDNDVTITFNYEAAPQKVTVKYLERGTDKPLADVDSFDGVTNSEITLHPADVPGYTAEETSHSYKFTSSGAQEYVFYYTANEQTVTVKHLDAESKKELVPSTEVKGRTGETVNVTALDLQGYTATKSKDTYTITGDGPNEYVFYYTAAEQSVTVKYLDKDSGAVLANETVKSGYPGDTLELTAGEIAGYTPEEPAYSYTITTEEGQQHVFYYTANDQSVTVQYLERETLKPLEDETIVSGKTNQTVKLTAIEIPGYTPDSYTISYQLTAQPSQVQVFYYTKDVQEPVQRTVTIHYVYTDPESGEDISIADPAVQTGAVGDVLHLTAEPITVDDVVYSPTVLNYDYTIEDVEDQQYTFYYEQKEAVDVLQLLVTFLDRNTGTELGTASYQGREHDMIEIKPEPITVEDAVYKPEQSLYSYTFTGEPNQEFQVYYTLDEETEEPPVAEDQQVTVRYLQQETGAVLSAPTVKTGKPGDTLTLTAASISGYTAVNAAYIYTFTDAEGQEYIFYYTKNSTPVVTPPPTTDNNVTPLPPAPPVTALPPAPPTLDKENHYNYIFGYPDGMIKPLNNISREEVATIFYRLMDDATRSDYMINDSSFSDVGDTRWSNKAIATMQNAGIITGYLNGSFKPGQAITRAEFAAIASRFDNLDEQDNDSFSDISGHWAEKYIVSAANKGWIKGYPDGTFKPDQYITRAEAMAFINSVLNRKVAEEGISADAKMWPDNTPDKWYYEDVIEATNNHDYGRDEEGEWEIWTEVKPAHIYP comes from the coding sequence ATGTACAAGTATTTCAAAGTTGTGATGTCGTGGATGTGCGTAGTACTGGTTTTTACAGGTTTTATTCCGGCCAATCTGTTCGTGGGTTCTGCGGCTGCGGCTTCAGGCGAACTGATTTGGCCAAATCCCGGAGCCATTAACTTGACCAAAACTGCTGTACCGGCAGGGGAGCAGGGGAAATGGAAAGTCACCTTGACGGTCGAGGGGAAAAATATCCAGACCAGCTCGGACGTAGTTCTGTTGATCGACAAATCGTCCAGTATGAGGGATGGCAGCCGGATGAACAGCGCCAAAACCGCAGCGAAGAAGTTTGTGGACAATCTGCTGATCAAGGATGCAAATACCAGAATCGCTTTGGTGACCTTTGGTACATCCGCTGCAAAACTTTCTGATTTTAAAGGGACTGACCAGAAGGCTGCATTAACCACTGAGATCAGTAAAATAAGTGCTGGGGATTATGGAAGGAATATTGAATATACCAATATTCAAAGCGGCCTCCGGGAAGCAGGGAATCTGCTGCAGGGAAGCACGGCTGACAATAAGGTCATTGTGCTGCTCAGTGACGGAGCACCTACGCGCAGCTACGAAGCAAAAAGTGCAGAGGCTTTTAATTGGCAGGGCGGGGAGTATGACTTCCGACTTTCTAACTTTGACTACTCCAGCGTGAAGGGCTCAAGCGGCGATTATGAACTCCCAAAAAAACAACAGTATACCCTTACCGGAGCAAATAAAAAGAAATATACAGTTTCGGATAATGGAATTCCAACTCTGTCCGAAGCTAAACTGATTCAGGATCAAGGATACGGCATTTACTCTATTGGCTTGGAGGTTGGGAAAGACGAGGATGCCCAGTACGTCTTAAATAACGTACAGAACCGGGGATACTTTTCCTCCAACAGCTCCGATCTGAGCAAGGTATTTGGGGAACTCTCCAGCAAAATCTCTTATGCAGCACAAGACGCCACAGTCATAGACCCTATGGGCGATATGTTTAATCTGGTTGGTGATCCTGTAGTTTCGCAAGGCGAAATTAAATGGGACAAGGGGAAAGAAACGTTTACCTGGATGATTGGAAACGTGATTGAAGGCGCTCCGGCGACTTTGACTTATACCGTCCAAATGGACCAGTCCAAAAATCCAAATCCAAACAACTTGTACCCGACGAATGGAACAACAACTATTTCCTATACCGATGTCAACGGTAAAGAAACCTCCAAGAACTTTGAGGTGCCTCAGGTCAGCTTCGGCAAGGGGTCCATTAAAGTCAAAGGTTATCATGTCAACGTGGAAGGCAAACCGGTAAATGCTGAAGGGGTAGTCGTAGACCGGCCTGACCTTGCGGAGCAGTTTTACAATGATCCTTTCTCTCAGAACGGGCAAGAATCGCTGGATATCGGAAAAACTTACTCCGTAACGGCTAAAGAGGTCAAAGGGTATCAGCTCAAAACGGGCGTCAGCCCAGCTGAAGTGACGTTGACGCTTAAAGAGCCCACCCAAACCGTGTGGTTTGGCTATGCCAACATGCCTAACAGCCTGAAGGTGGAATACAAAGCAGGCGAAACGGTTTTGGAACAAACACAGGAATTGCTGAAGGTACAAGGCGAAGCGGTAGACATCACTGCTAGAACCTTCGACGGTTACCGGCTAAAAGACGTACAGCTCAGTTCCGGCAGCGGGCTGATAGTCAAAGCCGATCATGTCACCGGCAGCATGCCTGATAACGATGTAACCATTACCTTTAACTATGAAGCGGCGCCGCAAAAGGTAACGGTGAAATATCTGGAGCGGGGGACAGACAAACCGCTTGCAGACGTAGACAGCTTTGACGGGGTTACGAATTCGGAAATAACGCTTCATCCTGCGGATGTTCCTGGCTATACAGCCGAGGAAACCTCCCATAGCTATAAATTCACATCCAGCGGCGCGCAGGAGTACGTGTTCTATTACACGGCCAATGAGCAGACCGTAACGGTAAAACATTTAGATGCTGAATCCAAAAAAGAGCTTGTGCCTTCCACGGAAGTGAAAGGCAGGACTGGCGAAACGGTTAACGTAACCGCGTTGGATCTTCAGGGCTATACGGCGACGAAATCAAAAGATACCTATACGATTACGGGAGACGGACCCAACGAGTACGTATTCTACTACACGGCAGCCGAGCAGTCCGTTACGGTGAAATATCTGGATAAAGACTCCGGAGCTGTACTGGCGAATGAGACGGTCAAATCCGGTTACCCTGGAGATACTCTGGAGCTGACTGCAGGCGAAATAGCCGGGTATACACCGGAAGAACCGGCTTACAGCTATACCATTACGACGGAAGAGGGGCAGCAGCATGTCTTCTACTACACGGCTAATGACCAATCCGTTACGGTTCAATATCTGGAGCGGGAAACCCTTAAACCTCTTGAGGACGAAACCATTGTCTCTGGTAAAACAAACCAGACAGTTAAATTGACGGCCATTGAGATTCCAGGCTACACGCCGGATTCATACACTATCAGCTACCAGCTGACTGCGCAGCCGTCTCAAGTTCAAGTGTTCTATTACACGAAAGACGTTCAGGAACCGGTACAGCGTACGGTAACCATTCATTATGTATACACGGATCCGGAAAGCGGGGAAGACATCTCTATTGCTGATCCTGCTGTCCAAACGGGGGCCGTAGGCGATGTGCTGCATTTAACGGCTGAGCCTATCACTGTTGATGATGTTGTTTATTCGCCGACCGTATTAAATTACGACTATACGATCGAGGATGTAGAAGATCAGCAATACACGTTCTATTATGAGCAAAAAGAAGCGGTAGACGTCCTCCAGCTGCTGGTCACCTTCCTGGACCGTAATACAGGAACCGAGCTTGGCACGGCCAGCTACCAAGGCCGCGAGCATGATATGATCGAAATCAAACCTGAGCCAATTACGGTAGAAGATGCTGTCTATAAACCAGAGCAGTCTCTTTACAGCTATACGTTTACAGGCGAGCCTAACCAGGAGTTCCAAGTCTATTACACGCTGGACGAGGAAACTGAGGAGCCGCCGGTAGCGGAAGATCAGCAAGTAACGGTAAGATACCTGCAGCAGGAGACAGGAGCAGTCTTGTCTGCACCAACGGTGAAAACGGGTAAACCGGGGGACACCCTTACTTTAACCGCTGCATCAATTTCCGGATACACGGCAGTGAACGCAGCGTACATCTATACATTTACGGATGCTGAGGGGCAGGAATACATTTTCTATTACACCAAAAATAGCACCCCGGTCGTCACGCCTCCTCCAACGACGGACAATAACGTGACACCTCTGCCGCCCGCACCGCCGGTGACGGCACTGCCTCCAGCACCGCCAACGCTGGATAAAGAGAACCATTATAATTACATCTTTGGTTATCCGGACGGCATGATCAAACCGCTGAATAATATCAGCAGAGAAGAAGTGGCGACTATCTTCTATCGTTTAATGGATGATGCAACGCGCAGTGATTATATGATCAATGATAGTTCCTTCTCGGATGTCGGCGATACCCGCTGGTCCAACAAAGCGATTGCTACCATGCAGAATGCGGGCATTATCACCGGTTATCTGAACGGCTCCTTCAAGCCGGGACAGGCGATTACCCGTGCCGAATTTGCGGCTATTGCCTCCAGATTCGATAATCTGGACGAGCAGGACAATGATTCATTCTCGGATATCAGCGGCCATTGGGCAGAGAAGTATATCGTTTCCGCCGCCAATAAGGGCTGGATCAAGGGTTACCCGGACGGCACCTTTAAGCCGGATCAATACATTACCCGCGCCGAAGCGATGGCCTTTATTAACAGCGTACTGAACCGCAAGGTTGCGGAAGAAGGCATCAGCGCAGACGCTAAAATGTGGCCGGATAACACGCCGGATAAATGGTATTACGAAGATGTGATTGAAGCGACCAACAACCACGATTACGGCCGGGACGAAGAGGGAGAATGGGAAATCTGGACAGAGGTTAAGCCAGCGCATATCTACCCCTAA
- a CDS encoding DUF1304 domain-containing protein — protein sequence MIALILVALVAVEHIYIFVLEMFLWTTPRGMKTFGTTKEVAEASKSLAANQGLYNGFLAAGLFWGMLHPDAAIGRQIEIFFLICVIVAAVYGGATAKRSILLVQGLPAVLALAAVLFL from the coding sequence TTGATCGCTCTTATCCTGGTAGCTTTAGTAGCAGTAGAACATATTTACATATTTGTTTTGGAAATGTTTCTGTGGACGACCCCCAGAGGCATGAAAACCTTTGGTACCACCAAAGAGGTGGCTGAGGCCTCCAAATCCTTGGCCGCTAACCAGGGATTATATAACGGCTTTCTGGCGGCCGGTTTGTTCTGGGGAATGCTTCACCCGGATGCAGCCATAGGCCGGCAAATCGAGATTTTTTTCCTGATCTGCGTCATCGTAGCAGCGGTCTACGGCGGGGCTACGGCCAAAAGGTCCATTTTGCTGGTGCAGGGTCTGCCGGCTGTACTTGCTTTGGCGGCGGTGCTTTTTCTGTAA
- a CDS encoding MFS transporter: MFLTFYILATAFPLYVKDSLHGNEQQMGLAITIYVIGGVLLRLFSGQWVDRFGKKKMAVIGMIVFLAACLAYFGAKGILLFLIVRFVHGMSYAVASTATSTAASAMIPDSRQGEGMGYFSMFMSIAMVIGPALGLFLWKDKNVNVLLLGVAVIAALSLLFTLLIKLPRREGAVDSSSVAETEAAGPETSGVPVSTGKKRLGLSQFIEPKAVPISLVGFILAFSYSSLSGFMSSFTAEIHQTKVTSYFFVVFAVMIVAFRPVIGKIFDRYKEHYLYYPGIVLFAVGMVVMSQAHSAAMVLISGVVMGIGYGALLPCFQALALKLSPAHRRGSANGTFFLLFDLGYGLGSYFMGMIASYSDYRVMYLVAGLIPLLSVAVYYILHHRHAAKHAVPGQGAKAV, from the coding sequence ATGTTTTTGACTTTTTATATTCTGGCTACGGCCTTTCCGCTGTACGTGAAAGACAGCCTTCATGGCAACGAACAGCAGATGGGCCTCGCCATTACAATTTACGTCATTGGGGGCGTGCTGCTGCGGCTTTTTTCCGGGCAGTGGGTAGACCGCTTCGGGAAAAAGAAAATGGCCGTCATTGGCATGATTGTTTTTCTGGCCGCCTGCTTAGCTTATTTCGGAGCCAAAGGCATCCTGCTGTTTCTGATCGTTCGCTTTGTGCACGGCATGAGCTACGCCGTTGCTTCGACGGCAACAAGCACAGCCGCGTCAGCCATGATTCCCGATTCACGCCAAGGCGAAGGCATGGGGTACTTCAGTATGTTTATGAGCATTGCAATGGTCATTGGGCCGGCGCTAGGACTTTTCCTCTGGAAGGATAAGAACGTCAATGTATTGCTGCTAGGTGTTGCGGTCATAGCGGCCTTGTCGCTGCTGTTTACGCTGCTGATCAAGCTGCCGCGCCGGGAGGGCGCCGTGGACAGCAGCAGTGTCGCTGAAACGGAAGCTGCCGGGCCCGAAACCTCAGGTGTCCCTGTCTCCACCGGGAAAAAACGGCTCGGCCTCAGCCAATTCATCGAACCCAAAGCGGTGCCGATTTCGCTCGTCGGATTTATTTTGGCCTTTTCCTACAGCTCTTTATCGGGTTTCATGTCCTCTTTCACGGCTGAAATTCATCAAACCAAGGTGACGAGTTATTTCTTTGTTGTGTTTGCGGTCATGATCGTGGCGTTCCGCCCTGTGATCGGTAAAATTTTTGACCGTTATAAAGAGCATTATTTGTATTATCCTGGAATCGTGCTGTTTGCGGTCGGCATGGTGGTCATGAGTCAGGCTCACTCGGCAGCCATGGTGCTGATTTCAGGTGTAGTGATGGGCATCGGCTATGGCGCCTTGCTGCCTTGCTTCCAAGCGCTTGCCTTAAAGCTTTCTCCGGCCCACCGGCGGGGCAGCGCTAACGGAACCTTTTTCCTGTTGTTCGATCTGGGTTACGGTTTGGGTTCCTATTTCATGGGAATGATTGCTTCTTACAGCGATTACCGGGTCATGTATCTGGTGGCTGGTTTAATTCCGTTGCTGTCCGTAGCGGTTTATTATATCCTGCACCACCGTCATGCGGCGAAACACGCAGTTCCAGGACAAGGGGCCAAGGCGGTTTAA
- the thrS gene encoding threonine--tRNA ligase: protein MSHFVQDPASPVRSYAALLLARAVQQAFAGGKLGLFALTNQGFYYDFDLPSPLGEEDLKIIEQHMDALAAEKAPFGYRDISKEEALLIFEAREERWKVEWLKSLPASEPVLLFEQSGFVDVLDIRYSAVLAEWSASQKPVFKLLNVSGAYWEGDSSKPVLQRIYGVAFEHGKELRRFLSLQEEAQKRDHRKLGKQLELFMFADEAPGMPFYLPKGTQMRNELENLSRRYLKKYGYEEVRTPFIMNRQMWEQSGHWEHYRENMYFSEIDHHQYAVKPMNCPGHMLLYKNKRRSYRDLPVRYAEYGQVHRYEYSGALNGLFRVRTFCQDDAHLFVTPEQVEQEIKRTLQMIQEIYGIFGFEYSLELSTRPADSMGSDEQWELAEQALATVLDELELDYSLNPGDGAFYGPKIDFHIKDALDRSHQCGTIQLDFQMPEKFGLSYYDERNERQTPIVIHRAVYGSIDRFLGILIEHYGGVFPAWLAPVQVAVLPVAETHAAYGEEICQKLRSAGIRVELDERNEKLGYRIREAQLQKVPYMLIVGDAEREAGLIQVRAFGEQRQESMDLDVFMASLQQRMAEQK, encoded by the coding sequence ATGAGTCATTTTGTTCAAGACCCGGCTAGTCCGGTTCGCAGTTATGCCGCCTTGCTGCTGGCAAGAGCCGTTCAGCAGGCATTTGCCGGAGGAAAATTAGGCCTGTTTGCTTTAACAAATCAAGGGTTTTATTATGACTTTGATTTGCCGAGCCCTTTAGGGGAAGAAGATTTGAAGATCATCGAGCAGCATATGGATGCTTTGGCGGCTGAAAAAGCCCCTTTCGGATACAGGGACATTTCGAAAGAGGAGGCTTTGCTGATCTTTGAGGCCAGGGAGGAGCGCTGGAAGGTGGAGTGGCTGAAGTCCCTTCCTGCTTCCGAGCCGGTTCTGCTGTTTGAGCAGTCGGGATTTGTAGACGTACTGGATATTCGTTATTCCGCAGTCCTAGCGGAGTGGTCGGCTTCGCAGAAACCCGTGTTCAAACTGCTGAACGTTTCAGGCGCCTATTGGGAGGGGGACAGCAGCAAACCGGTGCTCCAAAGAATTTATGGCGTGGCTTTTGAACATGGAAAAGAACTGCGGCGTTTTCTATCCCTCCAGGAGGAGGCGCAAAAACGGGACCACCGCAAGCTGGGGAAACAGCTGGAGTTGTTTATGTTTGCGGATGAGGCGCCGGGCATGCCTTTTTACCTGCCGAAAGGCACGCAGATGCGTAATGAGCTGGAGAACTTGTCCCGCCGGTATCTGAAGAAATACGGGTACGAAGAGGTTCGCACCCCTTTCATTATGAACAGGCAGATGTGGGAGCAGTCCGGGCATTGGGAGCATTACCGTGAAAATATGTATTTTTCGGAGATTGACCACCATCAATACGCCGTTAAACCGATGAACTGTCCCGGCCACATGCTGCTCTATAAAAATAAACGCCGCTCCTACAGGGATCTTCCGGTCCGGTATGCCGAATATGGCCAGGTTCATCGCTATGAATACAGCGGAGCGCTGAACGGATTGTTCCGGGTAAGGACTTTTTGCCAGGATGATGCGCATTTGTTTGTAACCCCTGAACAGGTTGAACAGGAGATCAAACGGACGCTGCAGATGATCCAGGAAATCTACGGCATCTTTGGTTTCGAATACAGCCTGGAGCTTTCCACACGCCCGGCCGATTCGATGGGTAGCGATGAGCAGTGGGAGCTGGCTGAGCAGGCGCTGGCCACGGTGCTGGATGAGCTAGAGCTGGACTACAGCTTAAATCCGGGAGACGGGGCTTTCTATGGACCCAAGATCGACTTTCATATCAAAGATGCTTTGGACAGAAGCCACCAGTGCGGCACGATCCAGCTAGATTTCCAGATGCCGGAGAAATTCGGCTTGTCCTATTACGATGAACGAAACGAGAGACAAACGCCTATCGTCATTCACCGCGCCGTATACGGTTCGATTGACCGTTTTCTCGGGATTTTGATCGAACATTACGGGGGCGTTTTCCCGGCATGGCTGGCTCCCGTTCAAGTGGCAGTGCTTCCGGTGGCCGAGACTCATGCCGCTTACGGGGAGGAAATTTGCCAAAAGCTTCGTTCAGCCGGAATCCGGGTAGAGCTGGACGAGCGAAATGAAAAGCTGGGGTACCGGATCCGGGAAGCCCAGCTGCAAAAAGTCCCTTATATGCTGATTGTGGGCGATGCAGAGCGGGAAGCCGGGCTGATCCAGGTCAGGGCTTTTGGGGAGCAGCGCCAGGAGTCGATGGATCTGGATGTTTTTATGGCCTCCCTTCAGCAGCGGATGGCGGAACAAAAGTAA
- a CDS encoding DUF2188 domain-containing protein → MADQRQNHNDREDYFEERAGTDNARYHAVPHDEGGWAVKKEGEDRPVFTTNSKSEAADEAKKRAEEAGTMAILHNEHGRIEDQLNYQDK, encoded by the coding sequence ATGGCTGATCAAAGACAGAACCATAACGACCGCGAGGATTACTTTGAGGAGCGTGCAGGCACCGACAATGCCCGCTACCACGCTGTTCCCCATGATGAAGGAGGCTGGGCCGTGAAGAAGGAAGGCGAAGACCGCCCTGTATTCACTACAAACTCCAAGTCGGAGGCCGCAGATGAAGCGAAAAAACGTGCCGAAGAAGCCGGTACTATGGCCATTCTTCATAATGAGCACGGCAGAATTGAAGACCAGCTGAATTATCAGGACAAATAA
- a CDS encoding anthrax toxin lethal factor-related metalloendopeptidase, whose amino-acid sequence MKKWTRSLIAVLLVFTAILGFIPAKTAHAQDANSFISSMIQLPTGSYNTKEAQAMIGRIQRIPAPILKALNDKGVKIILTNDIITNVPELNYLKGVTPRGWEKTGLTWDDVPGVSEKDVVVRIGYSQKGKGHNSFNLEIHETMHAVDRFVFNTVSSSQEFKDIFNKEASVNYKGDGYFSAYPEEYFAEAASMYVYNDNTRKQLKDSTPLTYAFFDKLFNK is encoded by the coding sequence ATGAAGAAATGGACAAGAAGTCTGATTGCCGTATTGCTTGTTTTTACCGCCATCCTTGGATTTATTCCTGCAAAAACAGCTCACGCCCAAGACGCTAATTCCTTCATCAGCTCGATGATTCAGCTGCCTACGGGAAGCTACAACACCAAAGAAGCCCAGGCGATGATCGGACGGATTCAAAGAATCCCTGCTCCCATCCTCAAAGCTTTGAACGACAAAGGTGTAAAGATCATCCTGACCAACGACATCATCACCAATGTTCCGGAGCTAAATTATCTGAAAGGCGTTACGCCTAGAGGCTGGGAGAAAACCGGCCTGACCTGGGATGACGTTCCCGGCGTCAGCGAGAAAGACGTGGTAGTCCGGATCGGCTACAGCCAAAAGGGCAAAGGCCACAACTCGTTTAACCTTGAAATTCACGAAACTATGCATGCTGTTGACCGGTTTGTGTTTAATACGGTTAGCAGCTCCCAAGAGTTCAAGGATATCTTTAACAAGGAAGCTAGCGTAAACTACAAAGGCGACGGTTATTTCTCCGCATACCCGGAAGAGTATTTTGCGGAAGCCGCCAGCATGTATGTGTACAATGACAACACTCGTAAGCAGCTGAAAGATAGTACACCGTTAACTTACGCATTCTTCGATAAATTGTTCAACAAATAG